In a single window of the Paenibacillus sp. MMS20-IR301 genome:
- the hflX gene encoding GTPase HflX, giving the protein MAITTHDTETDLQDRAILVSLVTDKIKRTGIDPELSLQELVQLAETAGVEVLDVLRQNKETPDSKWFIGKGKVEELRMAADGLGANTAIFDQELSGAQVRNLEEALDLKIIDRTQLILDIFAGRAKTREGIIQVELAQLSYLLPRLSGHGKNLSRLGGGIGTRGPGESKLETDRRHIRGRITELKRQLDEVVKTRELHRERRRKSGAVQVALVGYTNAGKSTLLKQLTDADVYIENQLFATLDPTSRVLQLPGGKEVVLTDTVGFIQNLPHDLVASFRATLEEVNEANLVLHVVDSSSPMREEQMEVVGSILQDLGAAGKPQIVLFNKTDLCQPEQLEMLPAGPGYMKISAFNPDDLTRITEIISDELAGDTLTFRIPGDRGDLSSLLYRVGEVLEQEYDENDVLYKVRLNKEDYDKWSYKLAEFVDSE; this is encoded by the coding sequence ATGGCAATCACAACACATGATACAGAGACGGATTTGCAGGACCGGGCCATTCTGGTCAGTCTGGTAACCGATAAAATCAAACGTACAGGCATTGACCCTGAGCTGTCGCTTCAGGAGCTGGTTCAGCTGGCTGAAACAGCAGGTGTAGAGGTGCTGGATGTCCTGCGGCAGAATAAAGAAACCCCTGACTCCAAGTGGTTCATCGGTAAAGGGAAGGTTGAAGAGCTGCGGATGGCGGCAGACGGTCTGGGCGCGAATACGGCTATCTTCGATCAGGAGCTGTCCGGAGCACAGGTGCGCAACCTGGAGGAAGCACTGGATCTGAAGATTATTGACCGTACCCAGCTTATTTTGGATATTTTCGCCGGGCGGGCTAAGACCCGGGAGGGCATAATTCAGGTAGAGCTGGCCCAGCTCTCCTATTTGCTGCCGCGTTTATCCGGCCACGGCAAGAATCTGTCCCGCCTGGGCGGCGGGATCGGGACACGCGGTCCCGGGGAGAGCAAGCTGGAGACGGACCGCCGGCATATCCGCGGCCGCATAACCGAGCTGAAGCGCCAGCTTGATGAGGTGGTCAAGACGCGTGAGCTGCACCGCGAACGCCGGCGCAAGAGCGGTGCTGTTCAGGTGGCGCTGGTCGGCTATACCAATGCCGGCAAATCCACGCTGCTGAAGCAGCTGACGGATGCCGATGTGTATATTGAGAACCAGCTGTTCGCAACACTTGACCCCACCTCGCGTGTCCTGCAGCTTCCCGGCGGCAAAGAGGTGGTGCTGACCGATACGGTCGGATTCATCCAGAATCTGCCGCATGATCTGGTTGCTTCATTCCGGGCCACACTGGAGGAAGTGAATGAAGCGAATCTCGTGCTGCATGTAGTCGATTCATCTTCGCCTATGCGGGAGGAGCAGATGGAGGTAGTCGGATCCATTCTGCAGGACCTGGGCGCAGCCGGGAAGCCGCAGATTGTCTTGTTCAACAAGACAGATCTATGCCAGCCGGAGCAGCTGGAGATGCTGCCGGCTGGCCCGGGGTATATGAAGATCAGTGCGTTTAATCCGGACGACCTCACCCGGATTACAGAGATAATCAGTGATGAGCTGGCCGGAGATACCCTGACCTTCCGTATTCCGGGGGACCGTGGAGATCTGTCCTCACTGCTCTACCGGGTGGGCGAGGTGCTGGAGCAGGAATATGATGAGAATGATGTACTCTACAAGGTCCGGCTCAACAAAGAGGATTACGATAAGTGGAGCTATAAGCTTGCGGAATTCGTAGACTCCGAGTGA